The Leishmania major strain Friedlin complete genome, chromosome 23 genome has a segment encoding these proteins:
- a CDS encoding beta-fructosidase-like protein, which produces MSSQAQQRAPAYAPRDTHAERLAAADREAAARRDSSTNWTWYPEYHLAPYMGWMNDPTGLVHFRDHYHVFYQYHPYSAEWGPMHWGHMTSEDLVHWQHEKVALAPGDACDRNGCFSGTAVVHEDRMYVFYTGHFALDAATPSNPDAIFEQQCVAVSSDGVNFEKLGAVVRPPPGYVHFRDPKVWQQDGRWWMVCGARDVTKDLGQLLLFTTEDLLKWDDTNWQVLGMTEDKNVFMWECPDYFTIGSREDMKLLLFCPQGKKASEYNYRNRFQNGYTVGQWMPGGPWTVQREFRELDRGHDFYAAQTFLAADGQRRMLMAWCNMWESPMPTKQYGWSGCLTLPRELSYNEATGQLCMLPARELVGLRTPEMMIVPSLLVENNSDAQILENCTAYELDIAFNMETSTAEKYGLWLGSGAELYVDAQSKRLVLNRHYPQHMLSGYRSCELPIGLLLQLHVFIDRSSIEVFVNNGEATFSSRVFPDEGDRALRVFSVNGTADMVGGTMWKLKATVRH; this is translated from the coding sequence ATGAGCTCtcaagcgcagcagcgcgcgccagCCTACGCTCCGCGCGACACCCATGCCGAGCGGCTCGCGGCCGCGGACCGGGAGGCCGCTGCCCGACGGGACTCCTCGACCAACTGGACATGGTATCCCGAATACCACCTTGCACCGTACATGGGGTGGATGAACGACCCGACGGGGCTGGTGCACTTCCGCGATCACTACCACGTTTTCTACCAGTACCACCCGTACAGTGCCGAGTGGGGTCCAATGCACTGGGGCCACATGACGAGCGAGGATCTTGTGCACTGGCAGCACGAAAAGGTGGCGCTGGCACCAGGCGACGCGTGCGATCGCAACGGCTGCTTCTctggcaccgccgtcgtgcaCGAAGACAGGATGTACGTCTTCTACACGGGCCACTTCGCGCTtgacgcggcgacgccaaGCAACCCGGACGCCATCTttgagcagcagtgcgtcgccgtcagcagcgacggcgtgaACTTTGAGAagctcggcgccgtcgtgcgcCCGCCACCGGGGTACGTGCACTTCCGTGACCCGAAGGTGTGGCAGCAGGATGGGCGGTGGTGGATGGTGTGTGGTGCCCGTGACGTGACGAAGGACCttggccagctgctgctcttcaccACAGAAGACCTGCTTAAGTGGGACGACACGAACTGGCAGGTGCTGGGGATGACGGAGGACAAGAACGTGTTCATGTGGGAGTGCCCCGATTACTTCACGATCGGCAGCCGCGAGGATATGAAGCTGCTTCTTTTTTGCCCTCAAGGAAAAAAGGCCAGCGAGTACAACTACCGCAATCGCTTCCAGAATGGGTATACCGTCGGGCAGTGGATGCCTGGCGGTCCGtggacggtgcagcgggAGTTCCGTGAGCTTGATCGCGGCCATGACTTCTACGCAGCACAGACGTTCCTCGCCGCCGATGGCCAGAGGCGAATGTTGATGGCGTGGTGCAACATGTGGGAGAGCCCCATGCCGACAAAGCAGTATggctggagcggctgcctGACGCTACCGCGGGAGCTAAGCTATAATGAGGCGACAGGGCAGCTTTGCATGCTGCCGGCGCGTGAGCTGGTCGGCCTGCGTACGCCCGAGATGATGATTGTGCCTAGCCTTCTTGTAGAGAATAACAGCGATGCTCAGATCCTTGAGAACTGCACTGCCTACGAGCTCGATATTGCCTTCAACATGGAGACGAGCACGGCGGAGAAGTACGGGCTGTGGCTCGGCTCAGGGGCGGAGCTGTACGTGGACGCGCAGTCGAAACGGCTGGTGCTGAACCGCCACTACCCGCAACACATGCTGAGTGGGTATCGCTCCTGCGAGCTGCCGATTGGTTtgcttctgcagctgcacgtgTTCATTGACCGCTCGTCGATTGAGGTGTTCGTGAACAACGGCGAGGCCACCTTCTCTTCCCGCGTCTTCCCGGACGAGGGCGACCGAGCGTTGCGCGTCTTCTCGGTCAACGGGACTGCGGACATGGTGGGCGGTACCATGTGGAAGCTGAAGGCGACGGTGAGGCACTGA
- the LAP gene encoding cytosolic leucyl aminopeptidase — protein sequence MLRRVLSRGPLPQSLSVGPTSKLTVNKGKLAKSRGVHVHFLTIAECAAAAGDASAPIPPGFTGKAGEVDFQTLWTTAQDPATAESVLRKSGRKAAGARRAAEKPAELVAGMGAHSTVRDYRLAVTAAVRKAKMCNAAWVSLHPPKQDVFTMTDPYHPPQRLKSHEMVEKTAIFAVTGAYQYDRLKSGTLASKDSAQTGRTRARRAESRAKPPAAPQPPMELVVASSNAQAVRAGEVIGHCVNEARNLGNLREDEGVPEFYAEWAKKYMIPEGIKVRKVLRGQQLEEAGLHLMYNVGRGSRYEPYLVVLEYIGNPRSSATTAIVGKGVTFDCGGLNIKPYTSMETMHSDMMGAATAFCTLKAIAKLQLPINVVAAVGLVENAIGPESYHPSSIITSLKGLTVEVLNTDAEGRLVLADVLTYVQKYAPLDKKPTRIIDLATLTGAIIVGLGSRRAGLFSPSAMLANSLMAAGTQCGEELWPMPIGDEHKDMMKGGIADLINAAPGRQAGSCTAAAFLSNFVEPEVQWAHLDIAGVADVGDKPKGYEPAGVTGFGVQLLVDFLRHNKP from the coding sequence ATGCTTCGTCGCGTGCTGTCTCGTGGCCCACTCCCACAGTCGCTGTCGGTGGGCCCCACGTCGAAGCTGACGGTGAACAAGGGCAAGCTCGCCAAGAGCCGTGGAGTTCATGTGCACTTTCTCACCATCGCCGagtgtgcagcggcggccggtGATGCTAGCGCCCCTATTCCACCAGGCTTTACCGGCAAGGCAGGGGAGGTCGACTTCCAGACCCTCTGGACGACCGCGCAGGATCCGGCCACAGCGGAGAGCGTTCTGAGAAAGAGTGGCCGAAAGGCAGCCGGGGCCAGGCGCGCTGCGGAAAAGCCTGCCGAGCTCGTGGCTGGCATGGGGGCCCACTCCACGGTGCGGGATTACCGCCTCGCGGTCACGGCCGCCGTGCGCAAAGCCAAGATGTGCAACGCCGCGTGGGTGTCACTGCACCCGCCGAAGCAAGATGTCTTTACCATGACAGACCCGTACCACCCGCCACAGCGGCTGAAGAGCCACGAGATGGTGGAAAAAACCGCCATCTTCGCGGTGACGGGGGCGTACCAGTACGACCGCCTGAAATCGGGCACCCTCGCCTCCAAGGATTCTGCACAGACGGGCAGAACCCGCGCGAGGCGGGCGGAATCGCGGGCTAAGCCACCCGCTGCTCCACAGCCGCCGATGGAGCTTGTCGTGGCGTCGAGCAatgcgcaggcggtgcgcgcggGTGAGGTGATCGGGCACTGCGTCAACGAAGCGCGGAACCTCGGCAACCTGCGCGAGGACGAAGGTGTGCCGGAGTTCTATGCGGAGTGGGCGAAGAAATACATGATACCGGAGGGCATCAAGGTGCGCAAGGTGCTGCGCGGACAGcagctcgaggaggcgggctTGCACCTCATGTACAACGTCGGCCGCGGCTCCCGCTATGAGCCGTActtggtggtgctggagtACATCGGCAATCCCCGCTCGAGCGCGACGACGGCCATCGTGGGCAAGGGCGTGACCTTCGACTGCGGCGGCCTGAACATCAAGCCCTATACCTCGATGGAGACGATGCACAGCGACATGATGGGGGCGGCCACCGCGTTCTGCACTCTCAAGGCGATCGCGAAACTGCAGCTGCCCATCAACGTTGTGGCCGCGGTCGGACTCGTGGAGAACGCCATCGGCCCCGAAAGCTaccacccctcctccatcaTTACTAGCCTCAAGGGGCTCACGGTGGAGGTGCTCAACACTGATGCTGAGGGCCGCCTGGTACTGGCAGATGTGCTCACATACGTGCAGAAGTACGCACCACTCGATAAGAAGCCTACCCGCATCATCGACCTTGCCACGCTCACAGGTGCCATTATTGTCGGTCTCGGCTCGCGCCGCGCCGGGTTGTTTTCGCCATCTGCGATGCTGGCGAATTCGCTAATGGCTGCCGGCACTCAGTGCGGGGAGGAGCTGTGGCCGATGCCGATCGGTGACGAGCACAAGGACATGATGAAGGGCGGCATTGCCGATCTGATTAACGCTGCTCCCGGTCGGCAGGCcggctcctgcaccgccgccgcgttccTCTCCAACTTTGTAGAGCCGGAGGTGCAGTGGGCGCACCTCGATATCGCCGGCGTTGCAGATGTCGGAGACAAGCCCAAGGGCTACGAGCCGGCTGGTGTGACGGGCTTTGGTGTGCAGCTTCTGGTCGACTTCCTGCGCCACAACAAGCCTTAA